A genomic stretch from Penaeus vannamei isolate JL-2024 chromosome 6, ASM4276789v1, whole genome shotgun sequence includes:
- the LOC113808833 gene encoding mucin-5AC yields MDHHRISTPSDKELSTHSQGSVARRYSLVVNQYMKSMLSKSESTNSSIPPSNILTHSADQAGPEDASYVSWDCPDTPTTKGKSEQASASSSSGAQPGASTSSWAQAGASTSSWAQAGASTSSGAQAGASSRKQTQKPNSNPFIEMLGLVPLKSETEPPPVASVGTPISAYGDASPSMKAHVTPVITVDSPDDRERPRKPSLVICIKTLFFILYLFFVIRPSGGSGNDSVFPCALNFDNLSGGTPNRITVSDDDDRYPPESGSHYSYSPHEVKEWSRYKRPFAPCCMTVMREGSCGLVIMALGFIVFFIAAIVICTSETLSMPTPEEQVMEAAKLSVLPDFHAQVNVPLPQRISFLMGNDTDTTVEPQATTATTLHPSTTAVPQGNITAMPPANTTAMSSTDATAMPPTDATAMPPTDATAMPLTDATAMLSTDATAMPSTDATAMPPTDATAMPLTDATAMLSTDATAMPSTDATAMPPTDATAMPPTDATAMPLTDATAMLSTDATAMPSTDATAMPSTDTNAMPSTDATAMPSTDATAMPSTDATAMLSTDATAMPSTDTTAMPLTDATAMPSTDAAAMPPTDATAMPPTDTTAMPSTDATAMPSTDATAMPSTDATAMPPTDATAMPPTDTTAMPSTDATAMSSTDATAMPSTDATAMPPTDATAMSSTDATAMPPTDATAMPPTDATAMPPTDATAMPSTDATAMPPTDATAMPPANTTAMPPANTTAMPPANTTAMPPANTTAMPPANTTAMPPANTTAMPPANTTAMPPANTTAMPPANTTAMPPANTTAMPPANTTAMPPANTTAMPPANTTAMPPANTTAMPPANTTAMPPANTTAMPPANTTAMPPANTTAMPPANTTAMPPANTTAMPPANTTAMPPANTTAMPPANTTAMPPANTTAMPPANTTAMPPANTTAMPPANTTAMPPANTTAMPPANTTAMPPANTTAMPPANTTAMPPANTTAMPPANTTAMPPANTTAMPPANTTAMPPANTTAMPPANTTAMPPANTTAMPPANTTAMPPANTTAMPPANTTAMSPANTTAMPPANTTAMPPANTTAMPPANTTAMSPANTTAMPPANTTAMPPANTTAMPPANTTATQAPSTTKVTVPVIGAVHAYMALLSPSSPPSSSPTSSPPPSSSSSPSSSSSSSSPSSSSSSSSPSSSSSSSSSPPPSSSSSPSSSSSSSSSSSSSSPPSSSPPPSSSPPPSSSSSPSSSSSSSSSPPPSSSSSSSSASSSSFTQGQRPNFILDGGS; encoded by the exons ATGGACCACCACCGAATTTCTACTCCCTCGGACAAGGAACTGAG TACACACTCCCAGGGGTCGGTAGCGCGGCGCTATAGTTTG gtGGTGAACCAGTACATGAAGTCCATGCTGTCCAAGTCCGAGTCGACCAACAGCAGCATCCCGCCGTCCAATATTCTGACCCACAGCGCCGACCAAGCAGGGCCCGAGGATGCGTCCTACGTCAG CTGGGACTGCCCCGACACCCCAACCACCAAAGGCAAATCCGAGCAAGCAAGCGCCTCTTCCTCGTCTGGGGCGCAACCAGGAGCATCTACCTCTTCGTGGGCGCAAGCAGGAGCATCTACCTCTTCGTGGGCGCAAGCAGGAGCATCTACCTCCTCGGGGGCGCAAGCAGGAGCATCAAGCAGGAAGCAGACACAGAAACCCAACTCAAATCCTTTCATTGAAATGCTTGGCTTGGTCCCCTTGAAATCGGAGACGGAGCCCCCGCCCGTGGCCTCGGTGGGAACGCCCATCAGTGCTTATGGTGAC GCCTCTCCAAGCATGAAAGCCCACGTCACACCTGTTATTACAGTCGATTCGC CGGatgaccgagagagaccgaggaagCCGTCTCTAGTTATTTG TATCAAGACACTTTTTTTTATCCTATACCTGTTCTTCGTCATCAGGCCCAGTGGTGGCAGCGGAAATGACAGCGTGTTTCCGTGTGCCTTGAACTTCGATAACCTGTCAGGTGGCACTCCGAACAG AATTACAGTTTCTGACGACGATGACAGGTACCCTCCCGAGAGTGGCAGCCACTACTCTTATTCTCCCCATGAGGTGAAAG AGTGGTCTCGATACAAACGGCCCTTTGCCCCATGCTGCATGACCGTCATGAGGGAGGGCAGTTGCGGCCTCGTCATCATGGCCCTCggcttcatcgtcttcttcatcgCTGCCATCGTCATCTGTACGAGCGAGA CGCTGTCAATGCCAACGCCAGAAGAACAGGTGATGGAAGCAGCCAAGTTGTCAGTATTGCCAGATTTTCATGCGC AAGTGAACGTACCGCTGCCTCAGAGAATCAGTTTCTTAATGGGAAATGATACTGATACAACAGTCGAGCCACAAGCAACCACGGCGACCACCTTACACCCAAGCACCACCGCCGTGCCACAAGGAAACATCACCGCTATGCCGCCAGCGAACACCACTGCTATGTCATCAACAGACGCCACTGCTATGCCCCCAACAGACGCCACTGCTATGCCCCCAACAGACGCCACTGCTATGCCATTAACAGACGCTACTGCTATGCTATCAACAGACGCCACCGCTATGCCATCAACAGATGCCACTGCTATGCCCCCAACAGACGCCACTGCTATGCCATTAACAGACGCTACTGCTATGCTATCAACAGACGCCACCGCTATGCCATCAACAGATGCCACTGCTATGCCCCCAACAGACGCCACTGCTATGCCCCCAACAGACGCCACTGCTATGCCATTAACAGACGCTACTGCTATGCTATCAACAGACGCCACCGCTATGCCATCAACAGATGCCACTGCTATGCCATCAACAGATACCAATGCTATGCCATCAACAGACGCCACCGCTATGCCATCAACAGACGCTACTGCTATGCCATCAACAGACGCTACTGCTATGCTATCAACAGACGCCACCGCTATGCCATCAACAGATACCACTGCTATGCCATTAACAGATGCCACTGCTATGCCATCAACAGACGCCGCTGCTATGCCACCAACAGACGCCACTGCTATGCCACCAACAGACACCACTGCTATGCCATCAACAGATGCCACTGCTATGCCATCAACAGATGCCACTGCTATGCCATCAACAGACGCCACTGCTATGCCACCAACAGACGCCACTGCTATGCCACCAACAGATACCACCGCTATGCCATCAACAGATGCCACCGCTATGTCATCAACAGATGCCACTGCTATGCCATCAACAGACGCCACTGCTATGCCACCAACAGACGCCACCGCTATGTCATCAACAGACGCCACCGCTATGCCACCAACAGACGCCACCGCTATGCCACCAACAGACGCCACCGCTATGCCACCAACAGACGCCACCGCTATGCCATCAACAGACGCCACTGCTATGCCACCAACAGACGCCACTGCTATGCCACCAGCGAACACCACTGCTATGCCGCCAGCAAACACCACTGCTATGCCGCCAGCAAACACCACTGCTATGCCGCCAGCAAACACCACTGCTATGCCGCCAGCGAACACCACTGCTATGCCGCCAGCGAACACCACTGCTATGCCGCCAGCAAACACCACTGCTATGCCGCCAGCAAACACCACTGCTATGCCGCCAGCAAACACCACTGCTATGCCGCCAGCAAACACCACTGCTATGCCGCCAGCAAACACCACTGCTATGCCGCCAGCAAACACCACTGCTATGCCGCCAGCAAACACCACTGCTATGCCGCCAGCAAACACCACTGCTATGCCGCCAGCAAACACCACTGCTATGCCGCCAGCAAACACCACTGCTATGCCGCCAGCAAACACCACTGCTATGCCGCCAGCAAACACCACTGCTATGCCGCCAGCAAACACCACCGCTATGCCGCCAGCAAACACCACCGCTATGCCGCCAGCAAACACCACCGCTATGCCGCCAGCAAACACCACTGCTATGCCGCCGGCGAACACCACCGCTATGCCGCCGGCGAACACCACTGCTATGCCGCCAGCAAACACCACTGCTATGCCGCCAGCAAACACCACTGCTATGCCGCCAGCAAACACCACTGCTATGCCGCCGGCGAACACCACTGCTATGCCGCCAGCAAACACCACTGCTATGCCGCCGGCGAACACCACTGCTATGCCGCCGGCGAACACCACTGCTATGCCGCCAGCAAACACCACTGCTATGCCGCCGGCGAACACCACTGCTATGCCGCCGGCGAACACCACTGCTATGCCGCCGGCGAACACCACTGCTATGCCGCCGGCGAACACCACTGCTATGCCGCCAGCAAACACCACTGCTATGCCGCCAGCAAACACCACTGCTATGCCGCCAGCAAACACCACTGCTATGCCGCCAGCAAACACCACTGCTATGCCGCCGGCGAACACCACTGCTATGTCGCCAGCAAACACCACTGCTATGCCGCCAGCAAACACCACTGCTATGCCGCCAGCAAACACCACTGCTATGCCGCCGGCGAACACCACTGCTATGTCGCCAGCAAACACCACTGCTATGCCGCCGGCGAACACCACTGCTATGCCGCCGGCGAACACCACTGCTATGCCGCCGGCGAACACCACCGCTACCCAGGCCCCATCAACAACCAAAGTCACCGTCCCTGTGATAGGAGCTGTGCATGCGTATATGGCGTTGTTATCGCCATCGTCACCACCCTCGTCATCACctacgtcatcaccaccaccttcgtcatcgtcatcaccttcgtcatcctcatcttcgtcatcaccttcgtcatcctcatcttcgtcatcaccttcgtcatcctcatcttcatcatcatcaccaccaccttcgtcatcgtcatcaccttcgtcatcgtcatcttcgtcatcgtcatcatcttcgtcatcaccaccttcgtcatcaccaccaccttcgtcatcaccaccaccttcgtcatcgtcatcaccttcgtcatcgtcatcatcttcgtcatcaccaccaccttcgtcgtcatcatcatcttcgtcagcGTCGTCGTCGTCTTTCACACAGGGACAGAGGCCCAATTTCATCTTGGACGGAGGCAGCTAA